A genomic window from Peromyscus maniculatus bairdii isolate BWxNUB_F1_BW_parent chromosome 1, HU_Pman_BW_mat_3.1, whole genome shotgun sequence includes:
- the LOC102920342 gene encoding olfactory receptor 287, which produces MSPKYSMAWGAGQNLSTPGLFILLGFPGPRSLRIGLFLLFLVMYLLTVAGNLAIISLVGAHRCLQTPMYFFLCNLSFLEIWFTTACVPKTLATFVPLGGAISLAGCATQMYFVFSLGCTEYFLLAVMAYDRYLAICLPLRYSGIMTPGLATRLALGSWLCGFSAITVPAVLIARLSFCGSRVINHFFCDIAPWIVLSCTDTQVVELVSFGIAFCVILGSCGITLVSYAYIITTIIKIPSAQGRHRAFSTCSSHLTVVLIWYGSTIFLHVRTSVESSLDLTKAITVLNTIVTPVLNPFIYTLRNKDVKEALRRTVQGK; this is translated from the coding sequence ATGTCCCCCAAATATTCAATGGCTTGGGGTGCTGGCCAGAATCTGTCCACACCTGGACTGTTCATCTTGCTGGGCTTCCCCGGGCCACGGAGCCTGCGCATTGGGCTTTTCCTACTTTTCCTGGTCATGTATCTGCTCACAGTAGCTGGAAACCTAGCCATCATCTCTCTGGTAGGGGCACACAGATGCCTGCAgacacccatgtacttcttcctctgcAACCTTTCCTTCCTGGAGATCTGGTTCACCACAGCCTGTGTGCCCAAGACGCTGGCCACTTTTGTTCCCCTGGGTGGAGCCATCTCCTTGGCTGGCTGCGCCACACAGATGTACTTCGTCTTTTCTCTGGGCTGTACCGAGTACTTCTTGCTGGCGGTGATGGCTTATGACCGCTACCTGGCCATCTGCCTTCCACTGCGCTATAGTGGCATCATGACACCTGGGCTGGCAACACGGTTGGCCCTGGGATCCTGGCTGTGTGGCTTTTCTGCAATCACAGTGCCCGCTGTCCTCATTGCCCGCCTCTCCTTCTGTGGCTCCCGCGTCATCAACCATTTCTTCTGTGACATTGCACCCTGGATAGTGCTGTCCTGCACTGACACACAGGTGGTGGAGCTGGTGTCCTTTGGTATTGCCTTCTGTGTCATTCTGGGCTCCTGTGGTATCACTCTGGTCTCCTATGCCTacatcatcactaccatcatcaAGATTCCCTCTGCTCAGGGCCGGCACCGTGCCTTCTCGACCTGCTCATCCCACCTCACAGTGGTGCTTATTTGGTATGGCTCCACCATATTCTTGCATGTGAGGACCTCGGTAGAGAGCTCCTTGGACCTCACCAAGGCTATCACAGTGCTCAACACCATTGTTACACCAGTGTTGAACCCTTTCATATATACCCTGAGGAACAAGGACGTGAAGGAGGCTCTGCGCAGGACAGTGCAGGGAAAGTGA